TCAATAATAGGGCCACAGAAGCTAATGTCACTGCGGATAGGATTGTTTTCTTTGTCATGTGTTTTACCTCGCTTTCTTTCCTGTTATTATAATATTAACACCATTATTTGTCGACACATTTTTGAAATATTTGTAATTTTTTTGAAATATTTTTAACGAAAGATACTACTTACCCATAGAATGCATTGATAGAAATTTCCTTTCCTAAGCTCATAACACGCTACCAAGCACTATCAAATTAAAAAATCAGCATGAATCCTGTTCCTTCATGCTGATTGCTTTTTAATTTGCTCGATAGTAAGGGTGGTTCTCCATGTCCACACCTTGTCCCATATAAATGGCATCTTGATCTCGTACAATCTTAAAGTAAGAGCTCGCTACGCCTGCTGGTACCACATTCACAGCCCAGGCTGCTGAAGCATTCTCTGAATCATCTTCAAATAGAAGTCCGTAAGATCCAATATAGACACCTGCTGTCACGGCATGTCCTTGCATGCTCTCTTGCTTCACTTTTTTATCACCAGGAAAGCTGGATGAAACGGGACCGTTAGCATCAAAGGTGACAAAATGACCTTCATCGTCTTTCCAAGTTCCTGCAATACTTGAATAGTCCCCATTGAGAAGAGCATTGACATCAATCGCACTCGCAGCTGATTGAGTTGCCTCTTCTTTTTTTTCTGCAGCTTCGTTTTCAGCTGATTTGGCAGTTGCTGATTGACTTTCTGTGTTTGACTTTGTTTCTTCCCCTGATTGGCTCATCGCTGAGCTAGAAGCTTTTGTATTATTTTTATTTGTTTTTGCTGACGTTTTTGTAGAAGATTGCTCTACTTTTGCTTGACTAGAATCTACTCCACTTGCCCGATTTGTTTGATTAGAGCAAGCTCCAAGAAAAAGTGAAGCTGCTACCAAGACCATCGCTGATTTTGTCATCCATTGTTTTTTCATGTTGTTTTCTCCT
The window above is part of the Streptococcus himalayensis genome. Proteins encoded here:
- a CDS encoding DUF6287 domain-containing protein; the protein is MKKQWMTKSAMVLVAASLFLGACSNQTNRASGVDSSQAKVEQSSTKTSAKTNKNNTKASSSAMSQSGEETKSNTESQSATAKSAENEAAEKKEEATQSAASAIDVNALLNGDYSSIAGTWKDDEGHFVTFDANGPVSSSFPGDKKVKQESMQGHAVTAGVYIGSYGLLFEDDSENASAAWAVNVVPAGVASSYFKIVRDQDAIYMGQGVDMENHPYYRAN